A genomic window from Hyla sarda isolate aHylSar1 chromosome 8, aHylSar1.hap1, whole genome shotgun sequence includes:
- the LOC130283782 gene encoding mitogen-activated protein kinase kinase kinase 19-like, whose translation MEYVPGGSLSSNLRQFGPLKEVLISKYTSHILQGISYLHRNRVVHRDIKGNNVMLMPNGVIKLIDFGCAKHLNSLSNNGTHGDMLYSLLGTPYWMAPEVISECGHGMKSEIWSIGCTVFEMATGNAPLAHMNGVQAMCYIVVAKGPMPTLSDHLSGDAREFVNLCFTRDQHMRPSSEQLLQHAFVH comes from the exons ATGGAATATGTCCCCGGTGGCTCCCTTTCCAGCAACTTACGCCAATTTGGTCCTCTGAAAGAAGTTCTGATCAGCAAGTACACGAGCCACATCCTGCAGGGCATTTCCTACCTGCACCGGAACAGAGTTGTGCACCGAGACATCAAAGGGAACAATGTCATGCTGATGCCAAACGGGGTCATAAAACTCATTGATTTTGGCTGCGCAAAACATCTCAACAGTCTGAGCAATAATGGGACCCATGGGGACATGCTGTATTCATTGCTGGGTACACCATATTGGATGGCACCAGAAGTGATCAGCGAGTGTGGACATGGGATGAAGTCAGAAATATGGAGTATTGGATGCACAGTATTTGAAATGGCAACTGGAAATGCCCCCCTGGCTCACATGAATGGGGTGCAGGCCATGTGTTATATTGTTGTAGCGAAGGGACCTATGCCAACCCTCTCAGATCACCTCTCAGGGGACGCAAGAGAATTTGTCAATCTATGCTTTACCAG GGATCAGCACATGCGACCATCGTCAGAACAGCTCCTCCAGCACGCTTTTGTTCACTAA